The following DNA comes from Riemerella anatipestifer ATCC 11845 = DSM 15868.
TTAACAGAAGTTCTTTTCTCATAATATCTGGCAGCAGTGGAAATGAGTCCTATGGCAATAGCGAAGTGGTAGTAGCCATCAAACATCATTCTAGAATCTTTAGATTGGTTAAAACCAAAATCGCCAAAGAAAGCAACAATCCCTAGGGTGCTGATGATAAAGGAAAATATATAGAGAAGTTTAAAGTTAATAATCATTATTAAAAATTTATTTCAAAATACCTCTTATTCTGTTGGCATTTTTGATGAGTTCTTCTAGGAAATCATAATTTTCTTTCTCTAATGCGGCTTTAAATTTTCTTAATTGAGAAATATGCTCATTAAGTACATCTAGTACATTCTCTTTATTTTGTTTAAAGATAGGAACCCACATTTCGGGGTGAGATTTTGCTAACCTTACCGTGCTAGAAAATCCCGAACTGGCTAACTGGAAAATAGTATCTTCTTCCTTCTCTTTTTCTAAAACCGTATTGGCTAGAGCATAAGAGGTAATGTGTGAAATGTGCGAAATATAAGCCGTGTGTATATCGTGCTGTTCGGAAGTCATTTCCACGAGGTTCATTTCCAAAAGTTGGTAAACTTCGGATACTTTTTCCACAGCGTCTTTTGCAGAATCTTCAGCATCGCAAAGAACGGCTACTCTGCCAGAAAAAGAGTCTAATTGGGCTGACTTAGGTCCGCTGTTTTCCGTCCCCCACATAGGGTGCGAAGCTACGAAACGAGTTCTATTTCGGTGATTTTTGATAGCATTTACAATTCCCAATTTTGTAGAACCAGTATCCATTACGGTTTGATGTTGGTCTAGTAAATCCAATACACTAGGCAGTATCTTTTGGGTAGCATCTACAGGAATCGCTATGATGATGAGGTCAGCCTTTTTTACTGTATTTTCCAAATCATCAGCTTCATCTATGATGCCCAATGCTAGGGCTTCGTTGAGGTGGTCAGTAGAGTTATCTGTACCACATATTTGTATTGAAGTGTTTTTACTTTTCAGTTTTAGAGCCATTGAGCCGCCAATTAGCCCAACGCCAATTAGTCCTACAACCATTATTTAAGAGATTTAAGGTTAAAGAAACGAGCTTCTTTCTCACATTTTTCAAAACTGATTTCGTACATCGGATTTTTTTTAGGATAGTAGAGTAGATAAGAAGGGCAAGGCTTTTTTTGAGCATTACTCTTTTGGAAGTTTATCTCGCCGTGGGTAATAAGGCTATCTTTTAAAAAACTTTCGGTGATTTGTAGATGTTGCATTTGAACCTTGAACTCTTCGGAATAGCTGAACTCTTTAGACAATGTTTCTGCAATTACACGGCTGTTAGGAAGGTAGCCACTACAACTCACCCCTTTCTGATTAAGTACAAAAAATACAATAATAAATCCTGGTATAAGTCCTATTAAATAAAATTTGAGTTTTCTCATTAGAAGGTTAATAAGTTTATATCGTGGTAGTTTAATCCAAATTTTTCACAAACAATTTTCTTCGTATGTCGGCCTTTATACATATAGATAGCATCTTTGCTACTGCTATCTTTTAGGAGCATCGTTTCCAATCCACCTTCGTGGTCAGACTGTAGCAGATAGCTCAAGAAGAAATTACTAATGGCTTTGGTAGTAGTTCTAGGCGTTTTAGACGTTAGGTTCGGAATTCCAGAATGAACAATCTCGTGTTTTATAACAATAGGGTTGCTTTGGGTAGTTAGTTCTGCGGTTTCAATAGATTTACCGTAATCAATGGTAAGGTCTATAACAACGCTGCCCTTTTTCATCAGTTGTACCATCTCTTCCGTTACAACAGGAGGCAGATTGTGCCTTTGTAAGGCTCCTATTACAACATCGGCTCTTCTAAGGCTTTTCGTTAGCTCTTTAGGGTCTATAATCGAGGTAGAAACTCTATTATCTATAAAGTTGTGCAGTCGTCTTAGCTTTGCCAGAGAGTTATCAAAAACCCTAACATTAGCCCCAAGTCCAATAGCCGTTTTTGCCGCAAACTCACCTACAATACCCGCCCCTAAAACCACCACTTCGGTAGGTCTTACGCCTGTAAGACCGCCTAACATCAAGCCGTTGGACTGTGCCAAAAGTTCCGAAGCATAAAGAATAGCAACATTGCCCGCAATTTCGCCAATCAATCTTACTAATGCCAACTGCTGGTATTCATCTTTAATAAATTCAAAAGCAATGGCGGTGATTTTTCTTTCGGCTAATTTTTTAAAATAATGAGGTGTCTGAAGATTAACTTGCAACGCTGAAATTAGAAAAGAAGATGGTTTTAGATACTCAATCTCTTCTTCTGTAGGAGGATTTATCTTTAGCACAAGCTGTTGCCCAAAAGTTTCTTTAGGGTCATTGGTGATGATGGCTCCCGCCTCGGAGTATTGCAAATCGGTGAAAAACGAGCCTTCACCAGCCCCGCTTTCTATAATAACCTGATGCCCATTTTGCGTGAGAACCTGCACCGCATCGGGAGTTAGGCAGAGCCTTTTTTCGTTTAGGCAAGTTTCTTTAGGAATACCTATGAAAAGCCTTTGCCCTTTTTTTATAATTTCTAATCGTTCTTCTTTTGGTAGAAGTTGTTCTTCTTTAAATGGAGTAAATATCGTACTACTCATAGTTATTAGGAATTATTCAGTATATGAAAAATATAAGCAAATATAAGAATCATTTAAACACAATATGCCTTTCTCCGTCTATATTTTCTATTTTCATTTCGTGATAGTGGAGTTCCTCAAGTTCAGTTTCGTAGATTTCTGGCCATTCTATAATAGACAAAAACCCCGTTTCCAGATATTCTTCAATACCGATGTCAAAGGCTTCATCAGCAGATTTCATTCGGTATAAATCAAAGTGATAAATGTTGCCTTTCGGGCAAGCATACTCATTCACAATAGCATAAGTAGGAGAAGAAACCTCATCGGTACTGCCAAGTGCCTTTAGTAAAAATTGAGTGAAAGAAGTTTTACCAACCCCCAAGTTACCCTTCAATAAAAGGATAGGGTGTTTCAGTTGAGGCAAAATCTGGCGGATAACTTCCTGCCATTCTTCTATGGTAGAGATTGTAAATTCCATTTTTTTAGGGAGCAAAGTTAAGCTATATTTATGAAATTAAATAAAAAACAGGGAGATTATGGGGGGAGGAGCTAGGGGATTTTTCTGATTCGTGACAGGATTAAAACTAAAAATAAAGCAAGACAATAGTAACGAGGTAGCATTTGATAATTATTTTAAGTTTATTTCTTACAGATTTACAGAAAAATTTTTATCTTTAACGCAACTAATAAGCAGATAACCAATACTTCAATATAAAAATAAAGTCTAACCGAGCAGATATAGAAACCGACTAAGCAGATAACTAAACTAACCAAGCAGATACAGAAACCAACTAGGCAGGTAACCAAACCAACCAAGCAGATACAGAAACCAACTAGGCAGATAACTAAACTAACCGAGCAGATATAGAAACTAACCAGGTAGAAATAGAAACCAACGATGGATAATTCAAAAAACAGATAGAAAAATTATAAAATCATTAAAAATAGAAGAATATGAGCAAGTATATCAGCGAACAGAAGAGTTTACAAAACATTGGTATTTTATTTAACAATCTCACAGAAGGCACTCCTCTTGCCACCGAATTGGCGGAATATGGCTACACCAAAGATGAAATAGAAAAAGGAAAAGCCCTCTACACACAAGCCCAAAATCTCTACCAAACTAACATTCGAGAGGGGCAGGAAGAAACCCAAGCCTACGCCAACTTTAAGCAAGAGCTAGACCTACTTAATACAACCTATGCTACCGACCGAAAGAAGGCACGCATCATCTACAAAGAAAACCCAGAGGTGCTGAATAACTTACGCCTTAAAGGGCGTCCGCCTTATGCCCTTGCCTCTTTGCTAGAAAACATTGGGGTATTCTATAACACACTAAAGGCAGAAGAAAGCCTCCGTACTCCGCTCCAAAGGCTCAAAGTTACAGAAACTACCATTGAGGCACAATTAGCACAGCTCACTAAAACCGAAAAAGCCTATGCTGCCTACATTCAAGAAAAAGGCGAAAGCCAACAAGCCACCAAAGATAAAAACGAAGCACTAACAAAGGTGGATAAGTGGGTGAGAGAGTTTTATAGCATTGCCAAGATTGCCTTAGAGGATAAACCACAATTATTAGAAAGTTTGGCAAAATTCGTCAGAAGCTAGTCGTAATAAATGTTAAGGCATAAGAGCTACTAATGAACCACTACTTAAGGTTAGATTGTAATACAATACAAAATTTCATAAGGATAAAAATATCTGTATCTTTGCCAGAATAGATTTAGTAATGGTAATGAATACAAATGTTGTAAAGAACCAATCTAAGGTAGTGGTTTCATTTCTTTATTTGCCGGCAGCCTTGTTGTTGATGATAGTCTTGTGGCTTTGGAGTCAAAATGCACTATCTATCATTGGTTATACGGAGATTCAGAAGGAAGTATTTCTTTATATCAATCATCAGTTGGGGCAATATCCTAGTTTGATGATAAATCTTACACAATTCGGAAATGCATTGGTATTCTTATCGTGTTTGAGTATTTTCATTATTTATGCTCCGAAACTCTGGGAGGCTTTGATTTCGGCATCGCTTGTGTCGCTTTTATTTTCAAAAGGGCTTAAAAATTTA
Coding sequences within:
- a CDS encoding prephenate dehydrogenase, yielding MVVGLIGVGLIGGSMALKLKSKNTSIQICGTDNSTDHLNEALALGIIDEADDLENTVKKADLIIIAIPVDATQKILPSVLDLLDQHQTVMDTGSTKLGIVNAIKNHRNRTRFVASHPMWGTENSGPKSAQLDSFSGRVAVLCDAEDSAKDAVEKVSEVYQLLEMNLVEMTSEQHDIHTAYISHISHITSYALANTVLEKEKEEDTIFQLASSGFSSTVRLAKSHPEMWVPIFKQNKENVLDVLNEHISQLRKFKAALEKENYDFLEELIKNANRIRGILK
- a CDS encoding alanine dehydrogenase; the protein is MSSTIFTPFKEEQLLPKEERLEIIKKGQRLFIGIPKETCLNEKRLCLTPDAVQVLTQNGHQVIIESGAGEGSFFTDLQYSEAGAIITNDPKETFGQQLVLKINPPTEEEIEYLKPSSFLISALQVNLQTPHYFKKLAERKITAIAFEFIKDEYQQLALVRLIGEIAGNVAILYASELLAQSNGLMLGGLTGVRPTEVVVLGAGIVGEFAAKTAIGLGANVRVFDNSLAKLRRLHNFIDNRVSTSIIDPKELTKSLRRADVVIGALQRHNLPPVVTEEMVQLMKKGSVVIDLTIDYGKSIETAELTTQSNPIVIKHEIVHSGIPNLTSKTPRTTTKAISNFFLSYLLQSDHEGGLETMLLKDSSSKDAIYMYKGRHTKKIVCEKFGLNYHDINLLTF
- the tsaE gene encoding tRNA (adenosine(37)-N6)-threonylcarbamoyltransferase complex ATPase subunit type 1 TsaE, whose translation is MEFTISTIEEWQEVIRQILPQLKHPILLLKGNLGVGKTSFTQFLLKALGSTDEVSSPTYAIVNEYACPKGNIYHFDLYRMKSADEAFDIGIEEYLETGFLSIIEWPEIYETELEELHYHEMKIENIDGERHIVFK